Proteins encoded together in one Porites lutea chromosome 2, jaPorLute2.1, whole genome shotgun sequence window:
- the LOC140926714 gene encoding uncharacterized protein, translating to MSHQGNDSHLARLLNGISEANDVYFWLGMAESINGRQVKQKFGDNNKDSEVFVVAPSTSPLNPVLVERFSGQSLQDVRGMREAIERGEAALGSLRSDRDREYQRRDLLLQQKKELDESLRRDREKKNEKENIHEKEKGETCEQEDDETRTTERAIREARHRRVLNEDKSGWHVIVKMPNDERISRYIKKESCFQAVYDWVGYPDGRPLFFTLHGGGGLKKPEDPVEEHCVLHLQEREEEEMLVLIDSEVSLRGSLPKGPEDLSSTLPDERKDDDAMGGVGPPEAKRRKGETGVTEKGENNEKTKKKRKRRKKSKNEVGTE from the exons ATGTCACATCAAGGAAATGATAGTCATCTTGCAAG GCTTCTGAATGGCATCTCCGAAGctaatgatgtttatttttggTTGGGGATGGCAGAGTCAATAAATGGAAGACAAG tgaaacaaaaatttGGGGACAACAATAAAGATTCTGAGGTGTTTGTTGTTGCCCCCTCGACATCACCTCTGAATCCAGTTCTTGTGGAACGCTTCTCAg GGCAGTCCCTTCAGGATGTAAGAGGGATGAGAGAAGCGATAGAGAGGGGAGAGGCAGCATTGGGCTCACTAAGATCCGACcg TGACAGAGAATATCAGAGAAGAGACCTTCTCCTGCAACAGAAGAAGGAGCTGGATGAATCATTGAGGAGGGACAGAGAGAAGAAG aATGAAAAGGAGAACATTCATGAG aaGGAAAAAGGGGAGACTTGTGAG CAAGAAGATGATGAGACTAGAACTACTGAG CGGGCTATAAGAGAGGCAAGGCACAGAAGGGTGTTGAATGAAGACAAAAGTGGTTGGCATGTTATTGTCAAAATGCCGAATGATGAGCGCATTAGCCGCTACATCAAGAAGGAATCATGTTTTCAG gcaGTCTATGACTGGGTTGGCTACCCGGATGGCCGGCCCCTCTTTTTTACCCTGCATGGAGGGGGAGGGTTAAAAAAACCAGAGGACCCTGTTGAAGAGCACTGTGTCCTCCACTTACAGGAGCGA GAAGAGGAAGAAATGCTTGTACTCATTGATTCTGAG GTTTCCTTAAGAGGATCATTGCCAAAGGGCCCTGAGGATTTGTCCTCAACCTTACCCG ATGaaagaaaggatgatgatgCAATGGGAGGTGTAG GTCCACCTGAGGCAAAGAGGCGAAAAGGGGAAACTGGTGTCACAGAGAAAG gggaaaacaacgaaaaaaccAAGAAGAAGCGTAAAAGGAGGAAGAAGTCAAAGAATGAAGTGGGCACAGAATGA
- the LOC140925768 gene encoding uncharacterized protein codes for MDVPSDADTIRLMDLLNSMGLVQHVKRPTYIHGHTLDLIITRQADDIVDGEPPPERYFSDHAAVICKLSVAKPPLRIKHAEYRKLKSVDITKLKEDIRNSQLYQDPPNDLNMLLDCYNTTLRSLLDDHAPICSRHVSTRPRPPWFNEDIIQARRDRRKAERRWRASGLQADLVVFKAKRNYFIHLMNEARCTYYKEFIDENSSAQSKLFRARKSLLNLQADKSLTPHTDASVLANEMGEYFIHKIVAIRSKLAGDTVSPAVTERVPHGSSSSDDLVTLSEFQPLSEKL; via the coding sequence ATGGACGTTCCATCAGACGCTGACACCATCCGGCTCATGGACCTGTTGAACTCTATGGGTCTGGTACAGCATGTCAAACGACCCACGTACATACATGGCCACACCTTAGACTTAATTATCACTCGGCAGGCTGACGATATTGTGGACGGTGAGCCCCCTCCTGAGAGATATTTCTCTGACCATGCTGCCGTGATATGTAAGCTAAGTGTGGCGAAGCCTCCGCTAAGAATTAAACATGCTGAATACAGGAAACTCAAATCAGTTGATATAACTAAACTGAAAGAAGATATCCGCAATTCTCAGCTATATCAAGACCCGCCTAATGATTTGAACATGCTGCTCGACTGTTATAACACGACTTTAAGATCACTATTAGATGATCACGCGCCCATTTGTTCTCGTCATGTCTCCACTCGACCCAGGCCCCCATGGTTCAATGAAGACATAATTCAGGCTCGTAGGGACAGGAGGAAGGCCGAGAGAAGATGGAGGGCAAGTGGTCTCCAAGCAGATCTTGTAGTATTTAAAGCTAAGCGAAATTATTTCATACATTTGATGAATGAAGCTAGATGTACTTATTACAAGGAATTCATTGACGAGAACAGTTCGGCCCAGTCAAAGCTGTTCCGGGCTAGGAAGAGCCTACTAAATCTGCAAGCGGACAAGTCTCTCACACCTCACACTGACGCCTCTGTTCTTGCAAATGAGATGGGTGAATACTTCATCCATAAAATAGTGGCTATTAGATCAAAGCTAGCTGGTGACACGGTCTCTCCTGCGGTTACTGAGCGGGTGCCTCACGGTTCATCGAGTAGTGATGACCTTGTCACGCTATCAGAGTTTCAGCCTCTCTCCGAAAAGCTGTAA